The following are encoded together in the Alphaproteobacteria bacterium genome:
- the aroC gene encoding chorismate synthase: MSANGFGHLFRFTTWGESHGPAIGCVVDGAPPRIPLSEPDIQTWLDRRKPGQSRFTTQRQEPDAVRILSGVFDGLTTGTPIGLVIENQDQRSKDYSEISRQYRPGHADYTYQVKYGIRDYRGGGRSSARETAMRVAAGAVARQVLKTWLGPAFAIRGALVQVGPHAVDRARWDWAEIERNPFWCPDAGSAARWADYLDDIRKAGSSVGAVIEVVADGVPPGLGAPVYDKLDADLAKAMMSINAVKGVEIGEGMAAATLRGEDNADEMRAGNDGRPRFLSNHAGGILGGISTGQPVVVRFAVKPTSSILTPRRSVDQDGNEIEVRTKGRHDPCVGIRAVPVGEAMMACVILDHLLRHRAQCGPVQMTAGEPA; encoded by the coding sequence GAGCCACGGGCCGGCGATCGGCTGCGTCGTCGACGGCGCGCCGCCGCGCATCCCGCTGAGCGAGCCGGACATCCAGACATGGCTCGACCGCCGCAAGCCCGGCCAGTCGCGCTTCACCACCCAGCGGCAGGAGCCCGACGCGGTGCGCATCCTGTCCGGCGTGTTCGACGGGCTGACCACCGGCACCCCGATCGGCCTGGTGATCGAGAACCAGGACCAGCGGTCGAAGGATTATTCCGAGATCAGTAGGCAATACCGGCCCGGACACGCCGATTACACCTACCAGGTGAAATATGGCATCCGCGACTATCGCGGCGGCGGCCGCTCGTCGGCGCGCGAGACGGCGATGCGGGTGGCGGCCGGCGCCGTCGCGCGCCAGGTGCTGAAAACCTGGCTCGGGCCCGCCTTCGCGATCCGCGGCGCGCTGGTCCAGGTCGGCCCGCATGCGGTCGACCGCGCGCGCTGGGACTGGGCCGAGATCGAGCGCAACCCGTTCTGGTGCCCCGACGCCGGCAGCGCCGCGCGCTGGGCCGACTATCTGGACGACATCCGCAAGGCCGGCTCGTCGGTCGGCGCGGTGATCGAGGTCGTCGCCGACGGCGTGCCGCCCGGCCTCGGCGCTCCGGTCTACGACAAGCTCGATGCCGACCTGGCCAAGGCGATGATGAGCATCAACGCGGTCAAGGGGGTGGAAATCGGCGAAGGCATGGCCGCCGCCACCCTGCGCGGCGAGGACAACGCCGACGAGATGCGGGCCGGCAACGACGGCCGGCCGCGCTTCCTCAGCAACCATGCCGGCGGCATTCTCGGCGGCATCTCCACCGGCCAGCCGGTGGTGGTGCGCTTCGCGGTGAAGCCGACCAGCTCGATCCTGACCCCGCGCCGCTCGGTCGACCAGGACGGCAACGAGATCGAGGTGCGGACCAAGGGCCGCCACGACCCCTGCGTCGGCATCCGTGCGGTTCCGGTCGGCGAGGCAATGATGGCCTGCGTGATCCTCGATCACCTGCTGCGCCACCGCGCCCAGTGCGGGCCGGTGCAAATGACGGCGGGCGAGCCGGCATGA